A genome region from Prinia subflava isolate CZ2003 ecotype Zambia chromosome 12, Cam_Psub_1.2, whole genome shotgun sequence includes the following:
- the LOC134557104 gene encoding bile salt-activated lipase-like isoform X2: MKKSQLNHWMLLSRPGRNCAPMLWINLGVVLTEGGFVEGENKKLGLFGSYVDIFRGIPFAAPPKTLEDPKPHPGWDGTLETKEFKKRCMQVKLTQTDVRGSEDCLYLNIWVPQGRRQVSTKLPVMVYIYGGAFLVGGSQGANFLDNYLYDGEEIAVRGNVIVVTVNYRLGPLGFLSTGDENLPGNYGLKDQHMAIAWVKRNIKAFGGDPDNITIFGESAGAASVSLQTLSPKNKGLFKRAISQSGVGVCSWAIQRDPLVWAKKLGEKVGCSTDNTTVLANCLRISDPKALTLAYHLQLTNLPMPLVHTLALAPVVDGDFLPDKPENLFANAADIDYVAGVNDMDGHIFAGVDLPAINRPLVKVTADQVYDLIKGLTVDRGEAGANATFNIYTQSWGDKPKQEEVKRTVVDLITDYIFLIPTQRALDLHMQNAKSGRTYSYLFSQPSRMPVYPSWVGADHADDLQYVFGKPFATPLGYRPKHRTVSKAMIAYWTNFARTGNPNKGHSDVPVSWPAYTNKARYYLDINNKMNKNSVKQDLRSRFVTFWNSVYLKLPQVANISQSELLF; this comes from the exons ATGAAGAAATCCCAACTAAACCACTGGATGCTGCTGTCCAGACCTGGAAGAAATTGTGCACCAATGCTGTGGATAAAT CTGGGTGTGGTGCTCACCGAGGGAGGATTTGTGGAAGGTGAGAATAAGAAGCTGGGACTCTTTGGGAGCTATGTTGACATCTTCAGAGGGATTCCCTTTGCTGCTCCTCCAAAGACTCTGGAAGACCCCAAACCTCATCCTGGCTGGGATG GAACTCTGGAGACAAAAGAATTCAAAAAACGCTGCATGCAGGTGAAGCTGACACAGACTGATGTCCGTGGGAGCGAGGACTGTCTCTACCTGAACATCTGGGTCCCTCAAGGGAGGAGACAGG TCTCGACCAAGCTGCCTGTGATGGTTTATATCTACGGCGGCGCCTTCCTGGTGGGAGGCAGCCAGGGAGCCAATTTCCTGGACAACTACCTGTACGATGGGGAGGAGATCGCCGTGCGGGGCAACGTCATCGTGGTCACCGTCAACTACCGCCTGGGGCCGCTGGGCTTCCTGAGCACCGGGGACGAAAACCTGCCAG GGAACTACGGGCTCAAGGACCAGCACATGGCCATTGCCTGGGTGAAGAGGAACATCAAAGCTTTTGGGGGTGACCCAGACAACATCACCATCTTTGGGGAatcagctggtgctgccagtgTCTCCCTGCAG ACACTGTCCCCAAAGAACAAGGGCCTGTTCAAGAGAGCCATCAGCCAGAGCGGTGTCGGGGTCTGCAGCTgggccatccagagggacccgCTCGTCTGGGCCAAGAAG CTTGGAGAAAAGGTGGGCTGCTCCACAGACAACACCACCGTCTTGGCCAACTGCCTGCGCATCTCAGATCCCAAAGCCTTGACTCTGGCCTACCACCTGCAGCTCACCAATCTGCCCA TGCCCCTGGTGCACACCCTCGCCCTCGCTCCCGTGGTTGATGGGGATTTCCTCCCAGACAAGCCAGAGAATCTCTTTGCCAACGCTGCCGACATCGACTACGTGGCCGGCGTCAACGACATGGACGGGCACATCTTTGCCGGCGTGGATTTACCGGCCATCAACCGCCCGCTGGTGAAAGTCACCGC TGACCAGGTCTATGATTTGATCAAAGGCCTGACCGTGGACAGGGGCGAGGCTGGAGCCAATGCCACCTTCAACATCtacacacagagctggggtgACAAACCcaagcaggaggaggtgaagaGGACAGTGGTGGACCTGATCACTGACTACATCTTCCTGATTCCCACACAGCGGGCACTGGACCTGCACATGCAGAATGCCAa GAGTGGCAGGACCTACAGCTATTTGTTCTCCCAGCCGTCCCGCATGCCCGTGTACCCCAGCTGGGTTGGGGCAGACCATGCTGATGACCTGCAGTACGTGTTTGGGAAGCCTTTTGCCACCCCCCTGGGCTACCGGCCCAAGCACAGGACTGTCTCCAAGGCCATGATTGCTTACTGGACCAATTTTGCCAGGACCGG TAATCCCAACAAAGGGCATTCGGATGTGCCCGTTTCCTGGCCAGCCTACACCAACAAGGCCAGGTACTACCTGGACATCAACAACAAGATGAACAAGAACTCTGTGAAGCAGGACCTGAGATCCCGCTTTGTGACCTTCTGGAACTCGGTCTATCTGAAGCTGCCCCAGGTTGCCAACATCTCCCAGTCGGAGTTACTGTTCTGA
- the LOC134557104 gene encoding bile salt-activated lipase-like isoform X1, with product MGRLNSSQREQGLGYLLTLLLFPRKYRKSCGTTQRLSPRVQPGCYCCLGVVLTEGGFVEGENKKLGLFGSYVDIFRGIPFAAPPKTLEDPKPHPGWDGTLETKEFKKRCMQVKLTQTDVRGSEDCLYLNIWVPQGRRQVSTKLPVMVYIYGGAFLVGGSQGANFLDNYLYDGEEIAVRGNVIVVTVNYRLGPLGFLSTGDENLPGNYGLKDQHMAIAWVKRNIKAFGGDPDNITIFGESAGAASVSLQTLSPKNKGLFKRAISQSGVGVCSWAIQRDPLVWAKKLGEKVGCSTDNTTVLANCLRISDPKALTLAYHLQLTNLPMPLVHTLALAPVVDGDFLPDKPENLFANAADIDYVAGVNDMDGHIFAGVDLPAINRPLVKVTADQVYDLIKGLTVDRGEAGANATFNIYTQSWGDKPKQEEVKRTVVDLITDYIFLIPTQRALDLHMQNAKSGRTYSYLFSQPSRMPVYPSWVGADHADDLQYVFGKPFATPLGYRPKHRTVSKAMIAYWTNFARTGNPNKGHSDVPVSWPAYTNKARYYLDINNKMNKNSVKQDLRSRFVTFWNSVYLKLPQVANISQSELLF from the exons ATGGGACGGCTAAACTCTTCCCAGAGGGAACAGGGTTTGGGGTACCTACTTacactgctgctgttccctaggaaatacagaaagagCTGTGGCACAACCCAGAGGCTTTCCCCTCGAGTTCAGCCGGGATGTTACTGCTGT CTGGGTGTGGTGCTCACCGAGGGAGGATTTGTGGAAGGTGAGAATAAGAAGCTGGGACTCTTTGGGAGCTATGTTGACATCTTCAGAGGGATTCCCTTTGCTGCTCCTCCAAAGACTCTGGAAGACCCCAAACCTCATCCTGGCTGGGATG GAACTCTGGAGACAAAAGAATTCAAAAAACGCTGCATGCAGGTGAAGCTGACACAGACTGATGTCCGTGGGAGCGAGGACTGTCTCTACCTGAACATCTGGGTCCCTCAAGGGAGGAGACAGG TCTCGACCAAGCTGCCTGTGATGGTTTATATCTACGGCGGCGCCTTCCTGGTGGGAGGCAGCCAGGGAGCCAATTTCCTGGACAACTACCTGTACGATGGGGAGGAGATCGCCGTGCGGGGCAACGTCATCGTGGTCACCGTCAACTACCGCCTGGGGCCGCTGGGCTTCCTGAGCACCGGGGACGAAAACCTGCCAG GGAACTACGGGCTCAAGGACCAGCACATGGCCATTGCCTGGGTGAAGAGGAACATCAAAGCTTTTGGGGGTGACCCAGACAACATCACCATCTTTGGGGAatcagctggtgctgccagtgTCTCCCTGCAG ACACTGTCCCCAAAGAACAAGGGCCTGTTCAAGAGAGCCATCAGCCAGAGCGGTGTCGGGGTCTGCAGCTgggccatccagagggacccgCTCGTCTGGGCCAAGAAG CTTGGAGAAAAGGTGGGCTGCTCCACAGACAACACCACCGTCTTGGCCAACTGCCTGCGCATCTCAGATCCCAAAGCCTTGACTCTGGCCTACCACCTGCAGCTCACCAATCTGCCCA TGCCCCTGGTGCACACCCTCGCCCTCGCTCCCGTGGTTGATGGGGATTTCCTCCCAGACAAGCCAGAGAATCTCTTTGCCAACGCTGCCGACATCGACTACGTGGCCGGCGTCAACGACATGGACGGGCACATCTTTGCCGGCGTGGATTTACCGGCCATCAACCGCCCGCTGGTGAAAGTCACCGC TGACCAGGTCTATGATTTGATCAAAGGCCTGACCGTGGACAGGGGCGAGGCTGGAGCCAATGCCACCTTCAACATCtacacacagagctggggtgACAAACCcaagcaggaggaggtgaagaGGACAGTGGTGGACCTGATCACTGACTACATCTTCCTGATTCCCACACAGCGGGCACTGGACCTGCACATGCAGAATGCCAa GAGTGGCAGGACCTACAGCTATTTGTTCTCCCAGCCGTCCCGCATGCCCGTGTACCCCAGCTGGGTTGGGGCAGACCATGCTGATGACCTGCAGTACGTGTTTGGGAAGCCTTTTGCCACCCCCCTGGGCTACCGGCCCAAGCACAGGACTGTCTCCAAGGCCATGATTGCTTACTGGACCAATTTTGCCAGGACCGG TAATCCCAACAAAGGGCATTCGGATGTGCCCGTTTCCTGGCCAGCCTACACCAACAAGGCCAGGTACTACCTGGACATCAACAACAAGATGAACAAGAACTCTGTGAAGCAGGACCTGAGATCCCGCTTTGTGACCTTCTGGAACTCGGTCTATCTGAAGCTGCCCCAGGTTGCCAACATCTCCCAGTCGGAGTTACTGTTCTGA
- the LOC134557106 gene encoding bile salt-activated lipase-like, whose product MARWHLLGLALCSYLGVAWAATLGVVLTEGGFVEGENKKLGVFGSYVDIFRGIPFAAPPKRLEDPQPHPGWDGTLKTKEFKKRCMQVKLTQTDVRGSEDCLYLNIWVPQGRRQVSTKLPVMVYIYGGAFLVGGSQGANFLDNYLYDGEEIAVRGNVIVVTVNYRLGPLGFLSTGDENLPGNYGLKDQHMAIAWVKRNIRAFGGDPDNITIFGESAGAVSVSLQTLSPKNKGLFKRAISQSGVGVCSWAIQRDPLVWAKKLGEKVGCSTDNTTVLANCLRNSDPKDLTLAYHLQLTNLPMPLVHTLALAPVVDGDFLPDKPENLFANAADIDYVAGVNDMDGHIFAGVDLPAINRPLVKVTADQVYDLIKGLTVDRGEAGANATFNIYTQSWGDKPKQEEVKRTVVDLITDYIFLIPTQRALDLHMQNAKSGKTYSYLFSQPSRMPVYPSWVGADHTDDLQYVFGKPFATPLGYRPKHRTVSKYMIAYWTNFARTGNPNKGHSDVPVSWPAYTNKARYYLDINNKMNKNSVKQDLRSRFVTFWNSVYLKLPQVANISQSELLF is encoded by the exons ATGGCTCGCTGGCACCTCCTGGGCTTGGCCCTGTGCTCCTACCTCGGGGTAGCCTGGGCTGCCACT CTGGGTGTGGTGCTCACCGAGGGAGGATTTGTGGAAGGCGAGAATAAGAAACTCGGAGTGTTTGGGAGCTACGTCGACATCTTCAGAGGGATTCCCTTTGCTGCCCCTCCAAAGAGACTGGAAGACCCTCAACCTCATCCTGGCTGGGATG GAACTTTGAAGACAAAAGAATTCAAAAAACGCTGCATGCAGGTGAAGCTGACACAGACTGATGTCCGTGGCAGCGAGGACTGTCTCTACCTGAACATCTGGGTCCCTCAAGGGAGGAGACAGG TCTCGACCAAGCTGCCTGTGATGGTTTATATCTACGGCGGCGCCTTCCTGGTGGGAGGCAGCCAGGGAGCCAATTTCCTGGACAACTACCTGTACGATGGGGAGGAGATCGCCGTGCGGGGCAACGTCATCGTGGTGACCGTCAACTACCGCCTGGGGCCGCTGGGCTTCCTGAGCACCGGGGACGAAAACCTGCCAG GGAACTACGGGCTCAAGGACCAGCACATGGCCATTGCCTGGGTGAAGAGGAACATCAGGGCCTTTGGGGGTGATCCAGACAACATCACCATCTTTGGGGAATCTGCTGGTGCCGTCAGTGTCTCCCTGCAG ACACTGTCCCCAAAGAACAAGGGCCTGTTCAAGAGAGCCATCAGCCAGAGCGGTGTCGGGGTCTGCAGCTgggccatccagagggacccgCTCGTCTGGGCCAAGAAG CTTGGAGAAAAGGTGGGCTGTTCCACAGACAACACCACCGTCTTGGCCAACTGCCTGCGCAACTCAGATCCCAAGGACTTGACTCTGGCCTACCACCTGCAGCTCACCAACCTGCCCA TGCCCCTGGTGCACACCCTCGCCCTCGCTCCTGTGGTTGATGGGGATTTCCTCCCAGACAAGCCAGAGAATCTCTTTGCCAACGCTGCCGACATCGACTACGTGGCCGGGGTCAACGACATGGACGGGCACATCTTTGCTGGCGTGGATTTACCGGCCATCAACCGCCCGCTGGTGAAAGTCACCGC CGACCAGGTCTATGATTTGATCAAAGGCCTGACCGTGGACAGGGGCGAGGCTGGAGCCAACGCCACCTTCAACATCtacacacagagctggggtgACAAACCcaagcaggaggaggtgaagaGGACAGTGGTGGACCTGATCACTGACTACATCTTCCTGATTCCCACACAGCGGGCACTGGACCTGCACATGCAGAATGCCAA GAGTGGCAAGACCTACAGCTATTTGTTCTCCCAGCCGTCCCGCATGCCCGTGTACCCCAGCTGGGTTGGGGCAGACCACACTGATGATCTGCAGTACGTGTTTGGGAAGCCTTTTGCCACCCCCCTGGGCTACCGGCCCAAGCACAGGACTGTCTCCAAGTACATGATTGCTTACTGGACCAATTTTGCCAGGACCGG TAATCCCAACAAAGGGCATTCGGATGTGCCCGTTTCCTGGCCAGCCTACACCAACAAGGCCAGGTACTACCTGGACATCAACAACAAGATGAACAAGAACTCTGTGAAGCAGGACCTGAGATCCCGCTTTGTGACCTTCTGGAACTCGGTCTATCTGAAGCTGCCCCAGGTTGCCAACATCTCCCAGTCGGAGTTACTGTTCTGA
- the LOC134557104 gene encoding bile salt-activated lipase-like isoform X3, translating to MARWHLLGLALCSYLGVAWAATLGVVLTEGGFVEGENKKLGLFGSYVDIFRGIPFAAPPKTLEDPKPHPGWDGTLETKEFKKRCMQVKLTQTDVRGSEDCLYLNIWVPQGRRQVSTKLPVMVYIYGGAFLVGGSQGANFLDNYLYDGEEIAVRGNVIVVTVNYRLGPLGFLSTGDENLPGNYGLKDQHMAIAWVKRNIKAFGGDPDNITIFGESAGAASVSLQTLSPKNKGLFKRAISQSGVGVCSWAIQRDPLVWAKKLGEKVGCSTDNTTVLANCLRISDPKALTLAYHLQLTNLPMPLVHTLALAPVVDGDFLPDKPENLFANAADIDYVAGVNDMDGHIFAGVDLPAINRPLVKVTADQVYDLIKGLTVDRGEAGANATFNIYTQSWGDKPKQEEVKRTVVDLITDYIFLIPTQRALDLHMQNAKSGRTYSYLFSQPSRMPVYPSWVGADHADDLQYVFGKPFATPLGYRPKHRTVSKAMIAYWTNFARTGNPNKGHSDVPVSWPAYTNKARYYLDINNKMNKNSVKQDLRSRFVTFWNSVYLKLPQVANISQSELLF from the exons ATGGCTCGCTGGCACCTCCTGGGCTTGGCCCTGTGCTCCTACCTCGGGGTAGCCTGGGCTGCCACT CTGGGTGTGGTGCTCACCGAGGGAGGATTTGTGGAAGGTGAGAATAAGAAGCTGGGACTCTTTGGGAGCTATGTTGACATCTTCAGAGGGATTCCCTTTGCTGCTCCTCCAAAGACTCTGGAAGACCCCAAACCTCATCCTGGCTGGGATG GAACTCTGGAGACAAAAGAATTCAAAAAACGCTGCATGCAGGTGAAGCTGACACAGACTGATGTCCGTGGGAGCGAGGACTGTCTCTACCTGAACATCTGGGTCCCTCAAGGGAGGAGACAGG TCTCGACCAAGCTGCCTGTGATGGTTTATATCTACGGCGGCGCCTTCCTGGTGGGAGGCAGCCAGGGAGCCAATTTCCTGGACAACTACCTGTACGATGGGGAGGAGATCGCCGTGCGGGGCAACGTCATCGTGGTCACCGTCAACTACCGCCTGGGGCCGCTGGGCTTCCTGAGCACCGGGGACGAAAACCTGCCAG GGAACTACGGGCTCAAGGACCAGCACATGGCCATTGCCTGGGTGAAGAGGAACATCAAAGCTTTTGGGGGTGACCCAGACAACATCACCATCTTTGGGGAatcagctggtgctgccagtgTCTCCCTGCAG ACACTGTCCCCAAAGAACAAGGGCCTGTTCAAGAGAGCCATCAGCCAGAGCGGTGTCGGGGTCTGCAGCTgggccatccagagggacccgCTCGTCTGGGCCAAGAAG CTTGGAGAAAAGGTGGGCTGCTCCACAGACAACACCACCGTCTTGGCCAACTGCCTGCGCATCTCAGATCCCAAAGCCTTGACTCTGGCCTACCACCTGCAGCTCACCAATCTGCCCA TGCCCCTGGTGCACACCCTCGCCCTCGCTCCCGTGGTTGATGGGGATTTCCTCCCAGACAAGCCAGAGAATCTCTTTGCCAACGCTGCCGACATCGACTACGTGGCCGGCGTCAACGACATGGACGGGCACATCTTTGCCGGCGTGGATTTACCGGCCATCAACCGCCCGCTGGTGAAAGTCACCGC TGACCAGGTCTATGATTTGATCAAAGGCCTGACCGTGGACAGGGGCGAGGCTGGAGCCAATGCCACCTTCAACATCtacacacagagctggggtgACAAACCcaagcaggaggaggtgaagaGGACAGTGGTGGACCTGATCACTGACTACATCTTCCTGATTCCCACACAGCGGGCACTGGACCTGCACATGCAGAATGCCAa GAGTGGCAGGACCTACAGCTATTTGTTCTCCCAGCCGTCCCGCATGCCCGTGTACCCCAGCTGGGTTGGGGCAGACCATGCTGATGACCTGCAGTACGTGTTTGGGAAGCCTTTTGCCACCCCCCTGGGCTACCGGCCCAAGCACAGGACTGTCTCCAAGGCCATGATTGCTTACTGGACCAATTTTGCCAGGACCGG TAATCCCAACAAAGGGCATTCGGATGTGCCCGTTTCCTGGCCAGCCTACACCAACAAGGCCAGGTACTACCTGGACATCAACAACAAGATGAACAAGAACTCTGTGAAGCAGGACCTGAGATCCCGCTTTGTGACCTTCTGGAACTCGGTCTATCTGAAGCTGCCCCAGGTTGCCAACATCTCCCAGTCGGAGTTACTGTTCTGA
- the LOC134557104 gene encoding bile salt-activated lipase-like isoform X4 codes for MQIARLGVVLTEGGFVEGENKKLGLFGSYVDIFRGIPFAAPPKTLEDPKPHPGWDGTLETKEFKKRCMQVKLTQTDVRGSEDCLYLNIWVPQGRRQVSTKLPVMVYIYGGAFLVGGSQGANFLDNYLYDGEEIAVRGNVIVVTVNYRLGPLGFLSTGDENLPGNYGLKDQHMAIAWVKRNIKAFGGDPDNITIFGESAGAASVSLQTLSPKNKGLFKRAISQSGVGVCSWAIQRDPLVWAKKLGEKVGCSTDNTTVLANCLRISDPKALTLAYHLQLTNLPMPLVHTLALAPVVDGDFLPDKPENLFANAADIDYVAGVNDMDGHIFAGVDLPAINRPLVKVTADQVYDLIKGLTVDRGEAGANATFNIYTQSWGDKPKQEEVKRTVVDLITDYIFLIPTQRALDLHMQNAKSGRTYSYLFSQPSRMPVYPSWVGADHADDLQYVFGKPFATPLGYRPKHRTVSKAMIAYWTNFARTGNPNKGHSDVPVSWPAYTNKARYYLDINNKMNKNSVKQDLRSRFVTFWNSVYLKLPQVANISQSELLF; via the exons ATGCAAATAGCCCGG CTGGGTGTGGTGCTCACCGAGGGAGGATTTGTGGAAGGTGAGAATAAGAAGCTGGGACTCTTTGGGAGCTATGTTGACATCTTCAGAGGGATTCCCTTTGCTGCTCCTCCAAAGACTCTGGAAGACCCCAAACCTCATCCTGGCTGGGATG GAACTCTGGAGACAAAAGAATTCAAAAAACGCTGCATGCAGGTGAAGCTGACACAGACTGATGTCCGTGGGAGCGAGGACTGTCTCTACCTGAACATCTGGGTCCCTCAAGGGAGGAGACAGG TCTCGACCAAGCTGCCTGTGATGGTTTATATCTACGGCGGCGCCTTCCTGGTGGGAGGCAGCCAGGGAGCCAATTTCCTGGACAACTACCTGTACGATGGGGAGGAGATCGCCGTGCGGGGCAACGTCATCGTGGTCACCGTCAACTACCGCCTGGGGCCGCTGGGCTTCCTGAGCACCGGGGACGAAAACCTGCCAG GGAACTACGGGCTCAAGGACCAGCACATGGCCATTGCCTGGGTGAAGAGGAACATCAAAGCTTTTGGGGGTGACCCAGACAACATCACCATCTTTGGGGAatcagctggtgctgccagtgTCTCCCTGCAG ACACTGTCCCCAAAGAACAAGGGCCTGTTCAAGAGAGCCATCAGCCAGAGCGGTGTCGGGGTCTGCAGCTgggccatccagagggacccgCTCGTCTGGGCCAAGAAG CTTGGAGAAAAGGTGGGCTGCTCCACAGACAACACCACCGTCTTGGCCAACTGCCTGCGCATCTCAGATCCCAAAGCCTTGACTCTGGCCTACCACCTGCAGCTCACCAATCTGCCCA TGCCCCTGGTGCACACCCTCGCCCTCGCTCCCGTGGTTGATGGGGATTTCCTCCCAGACAAGCCAGAGAATCTCTTTGCCAACGCTGCCGACATCGACTACGTGGCCGGCGTCAACGACATGGACGGGCACATCTTTGCCGGCGTGGATTTACCGGCCATCAACCGCCCGCTGGTGAAAGTCACCGC TGACCAGGTCTATGATTTGATCAAAGGCCTGACCGTGGACAGGGGCGAGGCTGGAGCCAATGCCACCTTCAACATCtacacacagagctggggtgACAAACCcaagcaggaggaggtgaagaGGACAGTGGTGGACCTGATCACTGACTACATCTTCCTGATTCCCACACAGCGGGCACTGGACCTGCACATGCAGAATGCCAa GAGTGGCAGGACCTACAGCTATTTGTTCTCCCAGCCGTCCCGCATGCCCGTGTACCCCAGCTGGGTTGGGGCAGACCATGCTGATGACCTGCAGTACGTGTTTGGGAAGCCTTTTGCCACCCCCCTGGGCTACCGGCCCAAGCACAGGACTGTCTCCAAGGCCATGATTGCTTACTGGACCAATTTTGCCAGGACCGG TAATCCCAACAAAGGGCATTCGGATGTGCCCGTTTCCTGGCCAGCCTACACCAACAAGGCCAGGTACTACCTGGACATCAACAACAAGATGAACAAGAACTCTGTGAAGCAGGACCTGAGATCCCGCTTTGTGACCTTCTGGAACTCGGTCTATCTGAAGCTGCCCCAGGTTGCCAACATCTCCCAGTCGGAGTTACTGTTCTGA